Proteins encoded within one genomic window of Manduca sexta isolate Smith_Timp_Sample1 chromosome 18, JHU_Msex_v1.0, whole genome shotgun sequence:
- the LOC115449441 gene encoding linear gramicidin synthase subunit D, translated as MGSLPRMSVVTGARSVVPTAPLTHHLRHFNSDRVALMYSDETCNVRVSYSELFARTNALGRAITNRARSTACNRDGDYVIAVCMQPTHNTILALLATWKAGAAYVPMEPSFPQARISHILKDSEPSLVIYDSSANSAAFTDSGVPSVSFEELAQEASGLASDELQDMEMLTLSGNDSIAIVLYTSGSTGIPKGVRLPYSAICNRLWWQFHTFPYLDMEATCVWKTALTFVDSVCEIWGPLLHGRSLLILSRETTRDPQKLVKILSDYKVHRLVLVPTLLRSILMYLSLNPSGKPLQHLKLWICSGETLSKELALQFFKNFGDHDGYKLANFYGSTEVMGDVTYYVLEKSGQLDIHPTIPIGSPLDNCAVYLLDEELSPAPEAEPGEVWVAGRNLASGYVGGQGADRFCDNPHANHPDFGRLYRTGDFGTLHKGVILYAGRTDSQVKIRGHRVDLLEVDKAVSAVPGVEKSVVLCYGLDHGNPEILAFVTIKPEVRTSAQHIEANLKNSLTHYMIPQVIEIESFPLLVNGKVDRQSLLKMYENTNNNDDSEIPLDIDYTGVEAEKMEAARVLFETVAEVLGRAARGALSIRVGFYELGGNSLNSIYTITRLRDKGYFIEISDFLGAANLGEVLAKMSTDSEENNDAKEPQFTAVPMRDEHKQEVIDMIVSSFYEKAELEQFLKHEIETRDYALCVHACWAALLHARLSVVLNDANGTPVAVALNFDARDEPEIELAGGLAKIMGFLEYVEGSVRDTMLPGGKGTVLHSFMMATAEYLSPQDNVAAIRALEHATMNVARERRFLGVFTTNTSPLTQQLGTDILGFQTLLDYQVNQYVDANGERTFGKAPDDMRAVVCWKPVD; from the exons ATGGGATCCTTACCGCGCATGTCCGTGGTGACGGGAGCGAGGAGCGTTGTGCCGACCGCCCCTCTCACGCATCACCTGCGACATTTCAACAGCGATAGAGTCGCTTTGATGTACTCAG ATGAGACCTGCAATGTGAGAGTGAGTTATTCTGAGCTGTTTGCTCGTACAAACGCTCTCGGCCGCGCTATAACGAACAGAGCTCGCTCTACCGCCTGCAACAGAGATGGAGACTACGTCATTGCTGTCTGCATGCAACCAACACACAA TACCATTCTGGCCCTTTTGGCGACGTGGAAAGCCGGTGCTGCATACGTGCCAATGGAACCCAGTTTTCCCCAGGCCAGGATTTCACACATACTGAAAGATTCTGAGCCATCTCTGGTGATTTATGATAGCAGCG CAAATTCAGCTGCATTTACCGATAGTGGAGTACCATCAGTGTCCTTTGAAGAATTAGCGCAGGAAGCTAGCGGCTTGGCTTCCGACGAGCTTCAAGATATGGAAATGCTTACACTATCTGGAAATGATAGCATTGCCATTGTGCTATACACTTCTGGAAGCACTGGAATACCTAAAg GAGTTCGTCTTCCATATTCGGCAATTTGCAACCGACTTTGGTGGCAGTTCCACACATTTCCATATTTAGACATGGAAGCGACTTGTGTGTGGAAGACTGCCCTTACGTTTGTGGACTCAGTATGCGAAATATGGGGTCCATTGTTGCACGGCAGGTCCCTGCTTATCCTCTCCAGGGAGACCACTAGGGACCCGCAGAAACTTGTCAAAATACTGTCGGATTATAAG GTCCATCGCCTCGTTCTGGTGCCAACTCTGCTTCGCTCAATCCTTATGTACCTCTCCCTAAATCCTTCGGGTAAACCTCTTCAGCATCTCAAACTATGGATCTGTTCAGGCGAGACTCTTAGTAAGGAGTTGGCTTTGCAGTTCTTTAAGAATTTCGGTGACCACGATGGATATAAATTGGCCAATTTCTATGGAAGTACAGAGGTCATGGGTGATGTCACTTATTACGTTCTTGAAAAGAGTGGCCAGCTAGATATACATCCTACGATTCCTATTG GCAGTCCACTAGATAACTGCGCAGTTTACCTTCTGGATGAGGAACTAAGCCCAGCGCCCGAAGCAGAACCGGGAGAAGTGTGGGTGGCGGGACGAAACCTTGCCAGTGGATATGTGGGCGGACAAGGGGCTGACCGTTTTTGTGATAATCCACATGCCAACCATCCTG ATTTCGGCCGTCTCTACCGCACAGGCGATTTTGGCACTCTGCATAAAGGAGTCATTTTGTACGCTGGCCGTACTGATTCACAAGTCAAGATCAGAGGCCACAGAGTAGATTTGTTGGAAGTAGACAAGGCAGTTTCTGCTGTCCCTGGTGTTGAGAAAT cTGTTGTTCTTTGCTATGGATTGGACCACGGCAACCCTGAAATACTCGCCTTCGTCACCATAAAACCTGAAGTCAGGACATCGGCTCAACATATAGAAGCGAATTTGAAGAATTCTCTTACACATTATATGATACCGCAG GTTATTGAAATAGAAAGCTTCCCACTGCTCGTTAACGGCAAGGTCGACAGACAATCTCTGTTGAAAATGTACGAGAATACTAACAATAATG ATGATTCAGAAATCCCGTTAGACATCGACTACACAGGAGTAGAAGCCGAGAAGATGGAAGCAGCGCGCGTGTTGTTCGAGACTGTGGCGGAAGTTCTGGGACGAGCGGCAAGAGGCGCCCTCTCTATCAGAGTTGGTTTCTATGAACTGGGAGGGAATTCGTTGAACTCCATTTATACCATCACCAGGCTTCGTGATAAGGGCTATTTTATTG AAATAAGTGATTTCTTGGGAGCCGCCAATCTAGGTGAGGTACTAGCAAAGATGTCCACTGAttcagaagaaaataatgacgCCAAAGAGCCACAGTTCACAGCTGTGCCGATGCGGGATGAACACAAACAAGAAGTCATTGA CATGATAGTGTCGTCGTTCTACGAGAAGGCGGAGCTGGAGCAGTTCCTGAAGCACGAGATCGAGACGCGCGACTACGCGCTGTGCGTGCACGCGTGCTGGGCGGCGCTGCTGCACGCGCGACTCAGCGTCGTGCTCAACGACG CTAACGGCACTCCTGTAGCGGTAGCATTGAACTTCGATGCTCGCGATGAACCAGAGATCGAGCTAGCGGGAGGACTCGCAAAGATCATGGGATTCTTAGAGTACGTGGAGGGTTCAGTAAGAGACACCATGCTGCCTGGTGGGAAAG gTACAGTCCTGCACTCGTTCATGATGGCGACAGCGGAGTATCTCAGCCCGCAGGACAACGTGGCGGCCATCCGCGCGCTCGAGCACGCCACCATGAACGTGGCGCGAGAGAGGCGATTCCTCGGCGTCTTCACTACCAACACTAGCCCTCTTACTCAG CAATTGGGCACTGACATCCTGGGCTTCCAGACTCTGCTAGACTACCAAGTGAACCAATACGTCGACGCCAACGGAGAACGGACTTTCGGCAAAGCGCCCGACGACATGCGGGCCGTGGTCTGTTGGAAACCCGTTGATTAG
- the LOC115454573 gene encoding uncharacterized protein LOC115454573 isoform X1, whose translation MANIIILLLTTWVVVSAHVHNAVETEMFAIPISPNLFNWTYQEFDQQYRFHASMQGKPELPSWLRYIYSGRHHSGFIFGTPPRGTKQPITLEVIGLNRQDFETRRVLLTLRVQPKQNMARHEVELKIDNLNVEDLLDEHRMTRLKDILRTKLWTESSQDLYATFLASAIDLGARLPLKPSDGEGLVVRLGSSTPFSSELMRLREEVRPLSRLPSCPREYKRTTVERLFRDAGLTLDWCSFELYNTIYKERSTQHLEYLTEIPNTSKKSKPKVLDTRELWNAPSRHSLPTRSYARQLTAAVAAPLVLLLLSVAALTAVVCFHYAAMRDPDSECFLHDIFHICIEYRRRRTHRSSKVELCRYGTGNTEQTQVADNTSTKSLGVSPNNSLARPYSPKSTTNLASNYNRPQPPPYMGSATNSLHHRKSTNTEKTTPSTSGHTPEHSRTLALEESLKLLNEANINSEFDLSIPILKDPIVDLSDGTDDYVPIKSDPTGYVPMNADLDDIDVPDLTKFGIGGITGPI comes from the exons AtggcaaatataattatattactactAACAACGTGGGTGGTTGTGTCTGCTCATGTTCATAATGCAGTTGAAACGGAAATGTTTGCCATACCAATCAGCCCGAATCTATTCAACTGGACCTATCAAG AATTCGACCAGCAATATCGGTTCCACGCGTCGATGCAGGGCAAGCCGGAGCTGCCGTCATGGCTCCGTTACATTTACAGCGGGAGACACCATTCGGGCTTCATTTTCGGCACACCTCCCCGTGGGACCAAACAACCGATTACA CTAGAAGTGATTGGATTGAATCGACAAGATTTCGAAACACGAAGAGTTCTCCTGACGCTGAGAGTGCAGCCGAAACAGAATATGGCTCGACACGAGGTGGAACTCAAGATTGACAACCTTAATGTTGAAGATCTGTTGGATGAGCACAG AATGACGCGCCTCAAAGACATCCTGAGAACTAAACTATGGACGGAGAGTAGTCAGGATTTATACGCTACTTTCTTGGCTTCAGCTATTGATTTGGGAGCGAGACTACCGTTAAAGCCTAGTGATGGGGAAGG GCTAGTGGTACGTCTAGGGAGTTCGACGCCATTCTCTTCAGAGCTCATGAGGTTGCGAGAGGAGGTGCGTCCTCTGTCTCGGCTGCCGAGCTGTCCTCGCGAATACAAACGCACCACGGTGGAGAGGTTGTTCAGAGACGCTGGTTTGACTCTCGACTGGTGCAGTTTCGAATTG TACAACACGATATACAAAGAACGTTCAACACAACATCTGGAGTACCTGACAGAAATACCGAACACAAGCAAGAAGTCTAAACCTAAAGTGTTGGACACGCGGGAGTTGTGGAACGCGCCGAGTCGACACTCCCTTCCCACGAGGAGTTACGCGCGACAACTCACTGCTGCTGTGGCGGCGCCCTTAGTGCTGTTGCTACTGTCTGTCGCCGCCCTTACAGCTGTAGTATGCTTCCATTACGCTGCCAT GAGAGATCCAGATTCAGAATGCTTTCTTCACGACATATTTCACATTTGTATCGAGTATAGGAGACGAAG AACACATCGGTCTAGTAAAGTGGAGCTGTGCCGTTACGGCACTGGAAACACTGAGCAGACCCAAGTAGCCGACAACACTAGCACTAAGAGCCTCGGCGTCAg ccCGAACAACAGCCTGGCACGTCCATACAGCCCGAAATCAACTACGAACTTGGCAAGTAACTACAACCGTCCCCAGCCTCCCCCTTACATGGGATCCGCCACTAACTCGCTGCATCACCGCAAATCAACCAACACAGAGAAAACCACCCCATCAACAAGCGGACACACTCCCGAACATTCTAGAACATTGGCTCTGGAAGAGTCGTTAAAACTTTTGAACGAAGCGAACATCAATTCGGAATTTGATTTGAgcattccaattttaaaagaTCCAATCGTCGACTTGAGTGATGGGACTGATGATTACGTGCCAATCAAATCTGATCCTACAGGATATGTGCCAATGAATGCAGATTTGGATGACATCGACGTTCCAGATTTGACCAAATTCGGTATTGGTGGTATTACTGGGCCTATTTGA
- the LOC115454573 gene encoding alpha-sarcoglycan isoform X2, with the protein MANIIILLLTTWVVVSAHVHNAVETEMFAIPISPNLFNWTYQEFDQQYRFHASMQGKPELPSWLRYIYSGRHHSGFIFGTPPRGTKQPITLEVIGLNRQDFETRRVLLTLRVQPKQNMARHEVELKIDNLNVEDLLDEHRMTRLKDILRTKLWTESSQDLYATFLASAIDLGARLPLKPSDGEGLVVRLGSSTPFSSELMRLREEVRPLSRLPSCPREYKRTTVERLFRDAGLTLDWCSFELYNTIYKERSTQHLEYLTEIPNTSKKSKPKVLDTRELWNAPSRHSLPTRSYARQLTAAVAAPLVLLLLSVAALTAVVCFHYAAITHRSSKVELCRYGTGNTEQTQVADNTSTKSLGVSPNNSLARPYSPKSTTNLASNYNRPQPPPYMGSATNSLHHRKSTNTEKTTPSTSGHTPEHSRTLALEESLKLLNEANINSEFDLSIPILKDPIVDLSDGTDDYVPIKSDPTGYVPMNADLDDIDVPDLTKFGIGGITGPI; encoded by the exons AtggcaaatataattatattactactAACAACGTGGGTGGTTGTGTCTGCTCATGTTCATAATGCAGTTGAAACGGAAATGTTTGCCATACCAATCAGCCCGAATCTATTCAACTGGACCTATCAAG AATTCGACCAGCAATATCGGTTCCACGCGTCGATGCAGGGCAAGCCGGAGCTGCCGTCATGGCTCCGTTACATTTACAGCGGGAGACACCATTCGGGCTTCATTTTCGGCACACCTCCCCGTGGGACCAAACAACCGATTACA CTAGAAGTGATTGGATTGAATCGACAAGATTTCGAAACACGAAGAGTTCTCCTGACGCTGAGAGTGCAGCCGAAACAGAATATGGCTCGACACGAGGTGGAACTCAAGATTGACAACCTTAATGTTGAAGATCTGTTGGATGAGCACAG AATGACGCGCCTCAAAGACATCCTGAGAACTAAACTATGGACGGAGAGTAGTCAGGATTTATACGCTACTTTCTTGGCTTCAGCTATTGATTTGGGAGCGAGACTACCGTTAAAGCCTAGTGATGGGGAAGG GCTAGTGGTACGTCTAGGGAGTTCGACGCCATTCTCTTCAGAGCTCATGAGGTTGCGAGAGGAGGTGCGTCCTCTGTCTCGGCTGCCGAGCTGTCCTCGCGAATACAAACGCACCACGGTGGAGAGGTTGTTCAGAGACGCTGGTTTGACTCTCGACTGGTGCAGTTTCGAATTG TACAACACGATATACAAAGAACGTTCAACACAACATCTGGAGTACCTGACAGAAATACCGAACACAAGCAAGAAGTCTAAACCTAAAGTGTTGGACACGCGGGAGTTGTGGAACGCGCCGAGTCGACACTCCCTTCCCACGAGGAGTTACGCGCGACAACTCACTGCTGCTGTGGCGGCGCCCTTAGTGCTGTTGCTACTGTCTGTCGCCGCCCTTACAGCTGTAGTATGCTTCCATTACGCTGCCAT AACACATCGGTCTAGTAAAGTGGAGCTGTGCCGTTACGGCACTGGAAACACTGAGCAGACCCAAGTAGCCGACAACACTAGCACTAAGAGCCTCGGCGTCAg ccCGAACAACAGCCTGGCACGTCCATACAGCCCGAAATCAACTACGAACTTGGCAAGTAACTACAACCGTCCCCAGCCTCCCCCTTACATGGGATCCGCCACTAACTCGCTGCATCACCGCAAATCAACCAACACAGAGAAAACCACCCCATCAACAAGCGGACACACTCCCGAACATTCTAGAACATTGGCTCTGGAAGAGTCGTTAAAACTTTTGAACGAAGCGAACATCAATTCGGAATTTGATTTGAgcattccaattttaaaagaTCCAATCGTCGACTTGAGTGATGGGACTGATGATTACGTGCCAATCAAATCTGATCCTACAGGATATGTGCCAATGAATGCAGATTTGGATGACATCGACGTTCCAGATTTGACCAAATTCGGTATTGGTGGTATTACTGGGCCTATTTGA